The window CTGACGGGCGGCCGCTACAGTGCGGCCATGAACAGTGGGGGGAGCAGCGGAACGGGTACGGGCACGGCCCCGACCCTGGAGGACGTGGCCCGCGCGGCCGGAGTGTCACGGGCGACGGTGTCCCGGGTGGTCAACGGCGTCCGGAACGTGGACCCGGTCATCGCCGAGGCGGTGCGGCGAGCGGTCGCCGCGACCGGGTACGTCCCGAACCGGGCCGCGAGGTCCCTGGTGACGCGCCGCTCGGGGGCGGTGGCGCTGGTGGTCTCGGGCGCCGGCACGGAAACCTCGGAGGTGTTCCAGGACCCCTTCTTCGGGCGGGTGGTCGGCGGCGTCGTACGGGCGCTGCGCCCGCGCGGCGTGCACCCCGTGCTGCTGTTCGCCGACTCGGCGCAGGACCGGGCCGAGGTGCTCGCCCACCTGAGTCGGGGCGGCGCGGACGGAGCGCTGCTCGTCACGACGCACGGAGACGACCCGCTGCCCGCGATGCTCGCGGAAGCGGGCATGCCGGCGGTGCTCTTCGCGCGCCCCGCGACGGCCGGCCTGCCGCTGGACAGCGTGGACCTGCGTCACGGCGAGGGCGGTGCGCTGGCCGCCCGGCACCTGCTGGCGCGGGGCCGCGGCCGGCTCGCCGCGATCGGCGGGCCCGCGGACGTGGCGGCGAGCCGGGAGCGGGTGGCCGGGTTCCGTGACGCGTTGGGCGGGGGCGGGGGAGCGGTCGGCGCGGTCGCCGGCGGTGTCCGGGTCGTGGAGGCCGACTTCACCGTGGAGGGCGGTGAGCACGCCATGCGCGTGCTGCTGGCCGAACAGCCGGACCTGGACGGGGTGTTCGCGGCCAACGACCTGATGGCGCTGGGTGCCTGTCTGGTGCTGCGCGAGCACGGGCGGCGCATCCCGCAGGACGTGGCGGTGATCGGCTTCGACGACTCCAGCGCGGCGACGGCGTCCCGGCCGAGACTGACGACGGTGCGGCAGCCGGTGGAGGACATGGCGGCCGAGATGGTCCGGCTGCTGCTGGACCGGGCCCCGGACCGCACGGAGCCGGAAGTCGTCCTGTTCGACGGCGAACTGGTGATCCGCGACTCGGCCTGACGCCGCCCGCACCCCCGGGCCGCGCCGAGCCCCGCAGGACCGGCCGCCCCAGGTACCGGCCGCCCGAGCCGAGCCGTCCTCGGGACCGGCCGGCCCCCGCCCGCGCCGTGAACTCCCGCCGCCCGCGCCGCCGGCCGATCGCGGGTCACCCTCGCACCGGCCGGCCCCGCGATCGGGCGCCGCTCACCCCGGGCGGCCCGCCGAACCGCCCCGGACCTCCAGGGCCGTCTGCCAGCCCGGCTGCTCGGCCGGCGGTTCCGGGGGCCTGCGCCGGCCGCCCGCCGTGAAGAACGCGGACAGCGGCAGCGTCGCCGCGCCCACCGTCACCGCGTCCGGGCCGAGGGACCCCAGGTCGATGGTGACCCGGTCCGCGGGGTGCCGCAGGGAGTACCGCGTCGCGTGCTCCCGTACCGACGGGAGAATGTGCGGGCCCAGCAGCAGGCCCGCCCAACCGCCGATCAGAATGCGTTCCGGGCGGAAGAGGTTGATGACGTCCGAGAGGCCCGCGCCCAGGTACTCGGCCGTCTCCTCCAGGACGTCCACGGCCACCGCGTCCCCGGCGAGGGCCGCCGCCAGCAGGGCGGACAGGGCCTCCTCCTCGTCCACCGTGTCCATCGCCTCCCCGGCGCCCCCGTCCCGCTCCGCCCACCGGGCCAGCACCGACTCGGCGCCGGTGTAGGCCTCCAGGCAGCCCCGGGCCCCGCACCGGCAGCGCCGCCCGCGCACCGAGACCGTCAGGTGTCCCCATTCCAGTGCGGTGCCCGCGCCATCGGTGATCAGGCTCGCGCCGACGCCCGAGCCGAAGAGGACCACCACGGCTTCGCGGGCTCCGCGTCCCGCCCCGAACCACATCTCCGCCTGGCCGAGGGTCCGGGCGCCGTTGTCGATGATGTACGGGACCTCCTCCGGCAGGGCCTTGGTCGCGCGCAGCAACGCCTCCAGCGGCACGGCGTCCCAGCCGATGGTCTGACCGTGCACCACCGTCCCGCCCGGGGCATCCCGGTCCACTATCCCCGGCACGCCCACCCCGACACCCAGCAGTCGGTCCGTTCCGATGCCGGCCTCGGCGAGCACCGTGGCGATCCCGGTGCGGACGTGGTCCACGATCGGGCCGACGTCGTAGCAGCCGCGCGGCTGCAACGGGAGTTCCGTGCGCGCGAGTTCGGTGAGCGTGAGGTCGAACAGCTCGACGCGGACGCGGGTTTCGCCGACGTCGACGCCGATCATGTGGGCGCTGCCCGGCGCGACCCTGAGGAGGGTGCGGGGGCGGCCACCGTCCGAGTCGACGATCCCGGCCTCCTCCAGCAGGCCGTCGGCGACCAGCTCGCCGACGACGTTGCTGACGGATCCGGAGCTCAGTCCCGTGGCCGGGCCCAGTTCCTGCCGGCTCATCGGGCCGCCGAAGTACAGCTGCCGGAGCACCACGCTGCGGTTGCCGCGCCGCAGGTCCCGCACTGTTCGCCCGCTACGCCCTGTGGTCATCCGGTCCCTTCCGCAGTGACATCCAGCGCAACATACCCCTGCGCGACCCCTTGACGCGACCCTTTCGTGAGGCTTAACTCACGTCCTAAATTAAGGCCTGGACGGAACGGGTGCCCACAAGGCGCCGAGCGCACCACCACGAGGCGCCGCACGGCACGGACGATGCCGTACGGCGCCCCGCCCCCGCACCACGTGTCATTCGCCGTTCGCCACTCGCAGGCCTCCTCCCGACCCTCCCGAAAGGGCCAGATCCGCCATGCGCAGAACCAGAGCCGCCGCAGCCGTCACCGTCACCGCCTCCCTCCTCGCCGCCGCCACCGCCTGCGGCGGCGGCTCCGCGGACAGCGGGGGCGGCAGCAACACCGCCCCCAAGGAGCTCACCTACTGGGCCTCCAACCAGGGCCCCGACATCGCGGCGGACCAGGCGACCCTCGGCCCGGAGCTGAAGAAGTTCGAGCAGCAGACCGGCATCAAGGTCAAGCTGGAGGTGGTCCCCTGGTCCGACCTCCTCAACCGGATCCTCGCGGCCACCGCCTCCGGCCAGGGACCGGACGTGCTCAACATAGGCAACACGTGGTCCTCCTCGCTTCAGGCCACCGGCGCCCTGCTGCCCTGGGACGCCAAGAACTTCGACGCCATCGGCGGCAAGGACCGCTTCGTGGCCTCGGCCATCGGCTCCGCCGGCGCGACCGGCAAGGACCCGGCGGCCGTCCCCCTGTACTCGATGTCGTACGCGCTCTACTACAACAAGAAGATGTTCCAGGACGCCGGCGTCGAGAAGCCCCCGGCCACCTGGGACGAGATGGTCACGATCGGCCGGAAGCTGTCCAAGGACGGCAAGTGGGCGCTCGGGGCCGAGGGCTCGAACCTGTCGAACAACATCCACCAGGCCTTCGTGTTCTCCAAGCAGCACGGCGCGGAGTTCTTCGACGGCGCCGGCAAGCCCACCTTCGACAGCCCCGGCAACGTCGACGCCGTCAAGCAGTACGTCGACCTGATGGCCAAGGACAAGATCGTCGCGCCCGGCAACGCCGAGTACGACAAGAACCAGTCCCTCCAGGACTTCGCCAACGGCAAGACGGCGATGGTCCTGTGGCAGAGCGCCGCCACCAGCTTCAAGGCCAACGGGATGAAGGAGGGCGACTGGGGCGTGGCCCCCGTCCCCGTCCCGGCGGGCGGCGCGCCCGGCGCCGGGAAGAACACCAACTCCATGGTCGCCGGCATCAACATGGCCGTCTTCAAGAACACCGACAACATCGACGGAGCGCTGAAGTTCGTGAAGTTCATGACCGGCGACGAGGAGCAGAAGATCCTCAACAAGACCTACGGGTCCATCCCGCCGGTCAAGGCCGCCCAGACCGACGGCGCGTTCGCCACCGACGACCTGACCGTGCTGCGCAACACCCTCGGCACGAGCGCCGCCCCGCTGCCCCAGGTCCCGGAGGAGTCCCAGTTCGAGACCGCCGTCGGCACCGCCGTGAAGGAGCTGTTCGCCGAGGCCGCCGCGGGCAACCCGGTGACCACCGAGTCGGTCAAGGCGAAGCTCACCAAGGCCCAGCAGCAGATGTCGAAGTGAGCACCGCCCGATGACCTCCGTGACCACGGAAGGCGCCGGACGACTGCGGCGCACCGCGACCCGGGTGCGCGGCACCGGTCGCGTGCGCCGCGGCGCCCTGCCCTACCTCCTGCTCCTGCCCGCCCTCCTCCTCGAACTGCTCATCCACCTCGTCCCGATGGTGATGGGCATCCTGATGAGCTTCCGGGAACTGACCCAGTTCTTCATCCGGGACTGGTCCCGTGCCCCCTGGACGGGCTTCGACAACTACGACCTCGCCGTGGACGTCAACCGCCCCGTCGGCGAAGCCCTGTTGGGATCCTTCCTCACCACCTGCCTGTTCACCCTGCTCTCCGTGGCCCTGTGCTGGTTCCTCGGCACCGCGGCCGCCGTCTTCATGCAGGAGAACTTCCGCGGCCGCGGCGTCCTGCGCGCCCTGTTCCTGGTGCCGTACGCCCTGCCCGTCTACGCGGCGGTCATCACCTGGGCGTTCATGTTCCAGCGGGACAACGGCCTGGTGAACCACGTCATCCACGACCAACTCGGCCTCGGCGGCGCCGAGCACACCTTCTGGCTGCTCGGCGACAACAGCTTCTGGGCCCTGCTGATCGTCTCCGTGTGGAAGGGCTGGCCGTTCGCCTTCCTGATCGTCATGGCGGCCCTCCAGAACATCCCGAAGGAGCTGTACGAGGCCGCCGCCCTCGACGGCGCCGGCATCTGGCAGCAGATCCGCCGGATCACCCTGCCCTCGGTCGGCGCGGTCAACCAGGTGCTGATCCTCGTGCTGTTCCTGTGGACCTTCAACGACTTCAACACGCCGTTCGTGCTGTTCGGCAAATCCGCCCCCGAGGCCGCCGACCTGATCTCCATCCACATCTACCAGTCCAGTTTCGTCACCTGGAACTTCGGCACCGGCTCCGCCATGTCCGTCCTGCTGCTGCTCTTCCTGCTGCTGGTCACCGCCGTGTACCTGTTCCTGACCAGCCGCGGCCGGAGGGACGCCGATGCCTGACCACCGCCCCCGGGCGCGCACCCGGTCCGCGCTCGACCCGCCCCTGTCCTTCAAGGTGATCCGGGCCGTCTTCCTCACCCTGCTCACCGGCTTCGTGGCCCTGCCCGTCTACGTGATGATCACCAGCTCCCTCAAGCCGTTGTCCGACGTCGCGGGCGCCTTCCGGTGGATCCCCAGCGGGCTCACCGTCCGCCCGTACATCGACATCTGGCACACCGTCCCGCTCGCCAAGTACTTCCTGAACTCGCTGATCGTGGCCGGCGCCGCCACCGTCTGCTCCGTGGTCATCGCCGTCTTCGCCGCGTACGCCGTCAGCCGCTACCGCTTCCGCGGCAAGCGCCTGTTCACCGTCACCGTGCTGTCGACCCAGATGTTCCCCGGCATCCTCTTCCTGCTGCCGCTGTTCCTGATCTTCGTGAACATCGGCAACACCACCGGAGTCGCCCTCTACGGCTCCCGAGGCGGGCTGATCCTCACCTACCTGACCTTCTCCCTCCCCTTCTCCATCTGGATGCTCATCGGGTACTTCGACTCGGTGCCCCGCGACCTCGACGAGGCCGCCACCGTGGACGGCTGCGGCCCCCTCGGGGCGCTCTTCCGGGTCGTGGTCCCCGCGGCCGTCCCCGGCATCGTCGCCGTCGCCGTGTACGCCTTCATGACCGCCTGGGGTGAGGTCCTCTTCGCCTCGGTCATGACGAACGACACCACCCGCACCCTGGCCGTCGGACTGCAGGGCTACTCCACGCAGAACGACGTGTACTGGAACCAGATCATGGCCGCCTCGCTCGTCGTCAGCATCCCCGTCGTCGCCGGATTCCTGCTGCTCCAGCGGTACTTGGTGGCCGGACTCACGGCAGGAGCCGTCAAATGACCCTTTCCGAAACCCGCCTCGACACCGTGCACGCCACCGCCCACGGCGCCGTCGACCTCGGCGCGCTGCCCCGCGACTTCGCCTGGGGCACCGCCACCTCCGCCTACCAGATCGAGGGCGCGGTGGCCGAGGACGGCCGCTCCCCCTCCATCTGGGACACGTTCTCCCACACCCCCGGGACCATCGACGGCGGCCACCACGGCGACACCGCCTGCGACCACTACCACCGCTGGCGCGACGACATCGCCCTGATGAAGGAACTCGGCACCAACGCCTACCGCTTCTCCGTGGCCTGGCCCCGCGTCGTGCCCGGCGGCGACGGGCCGGTCAACGCCAAGGGCCTGGACTTCTACGACCAGCTGGTCGACGGCCTGCTCGCCGCCGGCATCACCCCGTCCGTCACCCTCTACCACTGGGACCTGCCCCAGGCCCTCCAGGACCGCGGCGGCTGGCCCGAGCGCGCCACCGCCGAGGCCTTCGCCTCGTACGCGCACGTCGTCGCGGAGCGCCTCGGCGATCGGGTCACCCAGTGGACCACCCTCAACGAGCCCCTCTGCTCGGCGTGGATCGGCCACCTGGAGGGCAAGATGGCCCCCGGTCTCACCGACCTCACCGCCGCCGTCCGGGCCTCCTACCACCTCCTGCTGGGCCACGGCCTCGCCACCCGGGCCATCCGCGCCGCCGCCCCCGGCGCGCGGATCGGCATCGTCAACAACCTCTCCACCGTCGAGGCGGCCACCGACAGCGACGCCGACCGGGCGGCGGCCGTACGGATGGACGGACACGTCAACCGCTGGTGGCTCGACCCCGTCCACGGCCGCGGCTTTCCCGCCGACATGTGCGAGGTCTACGGCGTGGACCTCCCCGAACGCCCCGGCGACCTCGACGCCATCGCGGCGCCCCTCGACTGGATCGGCCTGAACTACTACTTCCCGCAGACCGTCGTCGCCGACCCGACCGGACCCGCCCCCCACGCCCGCCAGATCGACCTGCCCGGCGTCCCGCGCACCGGCATGGACTGGGAGGTCGACGCGAGCGGCATCGAGACGCTGCTCATGCGACTCACCGAGGAGTACGGCGCCCGACGCATCCACGTCACCGAGAACGGCTCCTCCTACCCGGACGCCGTCGGCCCGGACGGCAGCGTCCACGACCCGGAACGCGCCGCGTACCTGACCGCCCACCTCGCCGCCTGCGCC of the Streptomyces sp. NBC_01426 genome contains:
- a CDS encoding ROK family transcriptional regulator, with product MTTGRSGRTVRDLRRGNRSVVLRQLYFGGPMSRQELGPATGLSSGSVSNVVGELVADGLLEEAGIVDSDGGRPRTLLRVAPGSAHMIGVDVGETRVRVELFDLTLTELARTELPLQPRGCYDVGPIVDHVRTGIATVLAEAGIGTDRLLGVGVGVPGIVDRDAPGGTVVHGQTIGWDAVPLEALLRATKALPEEVPYIIDNGARTLGQAEMWFGAGRGAREAVVVLFGSGVGASLITDGAGTALEWGHLTVSVRGRRCRCGARGCLEAYTGAESVLARWAERDGGAGEAMDTVDEEEALSALLAAALAGDAVAVDVLEETAEYLGAGLSDVINLFRPERILIGGWAGLLLGPHILPSVREHATRYSLRHPADRVTIDLGSLGPDAVTVGAATLPLSAFFTAGGRRRPPEPPAEQPGWQTALEVRGGSAGRPG
- a CDS encoding GH1 family beta-glucosidase is translated as MTLSETRLDTVHATAHGAVDLGALPRDFAWGTATSAYQIEGAVAEDGRSPSIWDTFSHTPGTIDGGHHGDTACDHYHRWRDDIALMKELGTNAYRFSVAWPRVVPGGDGPVNAKGLDFYDQLVDGLLAAGITPSVTLYHWDLPQALQDRGGWPERATAEAFASYAHVVAERLGDRVTQWTTLNEPLCSAWIGHLEGKMAPGLTDLTAAVRASYHLLLGHGLATRAIRAAAPGARIGIVNNLSTVEAATDSDADRAAAVRMDGHVNRWWLDPVHGRGFPADMCEVYGVDLPERPGDLDAIAAPLDWIGLNYYFPQTVVADPTGPAPHARQIDLPGVPRTGMDWEVDASGIETLLMRLTEEYGARRIHVTENGSSYPDAVGPDGSVHDPERAAYLTAHLAACARAARRGAPLAGYYAWSLLDNFEWAYGYDKRFGLVRVDYDTQERTVKTSGAHYADLIAAHRAL
- a CDS encoding carbohydrate ABC transporter permease, which translates into the protein MTSVTTEGAGRLRRTATRVRGTGRVRRGALPYLLLLPALLLELLIHLVPMVMGILMSFRELTQFFIRDWSRAPWTGFDNYDLAVDVNRPVGEALLGSFLTTCLFTLLSVALCWFLGTAAAVFMQENFRGRGVLRALFLVPYALPVYAAVITWAFMFQRDNGLVNHVIHDQLGLGGAEHTFWLLGDNSFWALLIVSVWKGWPFAFLIVMAALQNIPKELYEAAALDGAGIWQQIRRITLPSVGAVNQVLILVLFLWTFNDFNTPFVLFGKSAPEAADLISIHIYQSSFVTWNFGTGSAMSVLLLLFLLLVTAVYLFLTSRGRRDADA
- a CDS encoding carbohydrate ABC transporter permease; the protein is MPDHRPRARTRSALDPPLSFKVIRAVFLTLLTGFVALPVYVMITSSLKPLSDVAGAFRWIPSGLTVRPYIDIWHTVPLAKYFLNSLIVAGAATVCSVVIAVFAAYAVSRYRFRGKRLFTVTVLSTQMFPGILFLLPLFLIFVNIGNTTGVALYGSRGGLILTYLTFSLPFSIWMLIGYFDSVPRDLDEAATVDGCGPLGALFRVVVPAAVPGIVAVAVYAFMTAWGEVLFASVMTNDTTRTLAVGLQGYSTQNDVYWNQIMAASLVVSIPVVAGFLLLQRYLVAGLTAGAVK
- a CDS encoding LacI family DNA-binding transcriptional regulator — translated: MNSGGSSGTGTGTAPTLEDVARAAGVSRATVSRVVNGVRNVDPVIAEAVRRAVAATGYVPNRAARSLVTRRSGAVALVVSGAGTETSEVFQDPFFGRVVGGVVRALRPRGVHPVLLFADSAQDRAEVLAHLSRGGADGALLVTTHGDDPLPAMLAEAGMPAVLFARPATAGLPLDSVDLRHGEGGALAARHLLARGRGRLAAIGGPADVAASRERVAGFRDALGGGGGAVGAVAGGVRVVEADFTVEGGEHAMRVLLAEQPDLDGVFAANDLMALGACLVLREHGRRIPQDVAVIGFDDSSAATASRPRLTTVRQPVEDMAAEMVRLLLDRAPDRTEPEVVLFDGELVIRDSA
- a CDS encoding ABC transporter substrate-binding protein: MRRTRAAAAVTVTASLLAAATACGGGSADSGGGSNTAPKELTYWASNQGPDIAADQATLGPELKKFEQQTGIKVKLEVVPWSDLLNRILAATASGQGPDVLNIGNTWSSSLQATGALLPWDAKNFDAIGGKDRFVASAIGSAGATGKDPAAVPLYSMSYALYYNKKMFQDAGVEKPPATWDEMVTIGRKLSKDGKWALGAEGSNLSNNIHQAFVFSKQHGAEFFDGAGKPTFDSPGNVDAVKQYVDLMAKDKIVAPGNAEYDKNQSLQDFANGKTAMVLWQSAATSFKANGMKEGDWGVAPVPVPAGGAPGAGKNTNSMVAGINMAVFKNTDNIDGALKFVKFMTGDEEQKILNKTYGSIPPVKAAQTDGAFATDDLTVLRNTLGTSAAPLPQVPEESQFETAVGTAVKELFAEAAAGNPVTTESVKAKLTKAQQQMSK